The proteins below come from a single uncultured Dethiosulfovibrio sp. genomic window:
- the mglC gene encoding galactose/methyl galactoside ABC transporter permease MglC, whose protein sequence is MSKLKQILSQNAIFVVLAFLVIVIATIDPRFLSLAILRDILMQSSTRAILALGVAFILITGGVDLSSGRMVGFAAVISASMLQNADYVRRFYPDMAQIPVIFPILLAIAACMIFGMINGAIVAKLNVPPFITTLGMMVVVYGINSIYFDMAPNNSQPIGGLRPDFTWFGSGYAGGMPVIILIALTVAILVWVLFNKTPLGMNMYAIGGNREAAEVSGINVVKTLILLYAIAGALYGVAGFLEAARTGGATNNYGTMYELDAIASCVVGGVSTTGGVGTVPGVLAGVLIFGVINYGLTFIGVNPYWQLIIKGLIIVAAVAFDIRKYVAKK, encoded by the coding sequence ATGTCGAAACTCAAACAAATTTTATCCCAAAACGCCATATTCGTGGTTCTGGCGTTTCTGGTCATAGTCATAGCGACCATAGACCCCAGGTTTCTCTCCCTGGCCATCCTCAGGGACATACTGATGCAGAGCTCCACCAGGGCGATACTGGCCCTAGGTGTCGCCTTTATACTTATAACCGGTGGGGTCGACCTCTCCTCCGGTCGAATGGTGGGATTCGCGGCGGTAATATCGGCGTCTATGCTCCAAAACGCCGACTACGTCAGAAGGTTTTATCCCGACATGGCTCAGATACCGGTCATATTCCCCATACTGCTGGCGATAGCGGCCTGCATGATATTCGGCATGATCAACGGTGCTATAGTCGCCAAGCTCAACGTTCCCCCGTTCATAACCACCCTTGGCATGATGGTGGTGGTCTACGGCATAAACTCGATCTATTTCGACATGGCCCCTAACAACTCTCAGCCCATAGGGGGTCTTAGGCCAGACTTCACTTGGTTCGGATCGGGCTACGCCGGAGGGATGCCGGTCATAATCTTGATAGCCCTAACGGTGGCGATTCTGGTATGGGTGCTGTTTAACAAGACCCCTCTCGGGATGAACATGTACGCCATAGGGGGCAACAGAGAGGCAGCGGAGGTATCAGGTATAAACGTGGTGAAGACCCTCATACTCCTCTACGCCATAGCGGGAGCCCTCTACGGTGTCGCGGGATTCCTGGAAGCCGCTAGAACAGGCGGGGCGACCAACAACTACGGCACCATGTACGAGCTGGACGCCATAGCCTCCTGCGTCGTCGGGGGGGTTTCCACCACAGGTGGGGTCGGCACCGTCCCAGGGGTTCTGGCGGGGGTGCTCATATTCGGGGTCATAAACTACGGCCTTACCTTTATAGGGGTAAATCCCT
- a CDS encoding sugar ABC transporter ATP-binding protein codes for MNDRSVLTMTKVSKAFPGVQALKDVSLSVRPGTVHALMGENGAGKSTLMKCLFGIYRMDSGKIELDGKAVEIPNPKSALDLGISMIHQELHPIPHRPVMENIWLGRAPVKKLGPLSFLDCKAMEAQTKELFKDLDMDIDPRQQIRHLSVSRIQSVEIAKAMSYSAKIIVMDEPSSSLTEDEVQHLFRIIRQLTARGIAIIYISHKIEEILQISDDVTIMRDGTLVGTWPSSELSTDDIISRMVGRTMTNRFPPRENQPGEVIMEVKGYSSPYPKSFKDVSFELKKGEILGVGGLVGAQRTELMEAVFGLRSTSSGTLKLRGEEIDLSSPIIAKRQKMALLTEERRATGIFPVLSVQANLVVANLAAYKGALGLLNGGAMSKDTDEGIKRLSVKTPSRGTLIRSLSGGNQQKVLLARWLLIDPDILILDEPTRGIDVGAKYEIYTIMADLAKQGKSIIMISSELPELMGMSDRIMVMSEGKLAGILNGAEATEEKIMKLATLYVA; via the coding sequence ATGAACGATCGATCGGTGCTTACTATGACCAAGGTCAGCAAGGCATTCCCGGGGGTTCAGGCGTTAAAGGACGTCTCCCTGTCGGTCCGTCCAGGGACGGTCCACGCCCTTATGGGTGAAAACGGGGCGGGCAAATCGACCTTGATGAAGTGCCTCTTTGGAATATACAGAATGGACTCAGGAAAAATAGAGCTAGACGGCAAGGCCGTGGAGATACCTAACCCTAAGTCGGCACTGGATCTGGGGATCTCCATGATCCATCAGGAACTCCACCCTATACCACACCGGCCGGTGATGGAGAACATCTGGCTTGGACGAGCACCGGTAAAAAAGCTCGGCCCCCTTTCGTTTCTGGACTGCAAGGCCATGGAGGCCCAGACAAAAGAGCTTTTCAAAGACCTCGACATGGACATAGACCCAAGGCAACAGATTCGCCATCTCTCGGTCTCCAGGATTCAATCGGTTGAGATAGCCAAGGCTATGTCCTACAGTGCGAAAATAATAGTCATGGACGAGCCTAGTTCATCCCTCACAGAGGACGAGGTTCAGCACCTCTTTCGCATAATACGACAGCTTACCGCCAGAGGCATAGCCATAATATACATATCCCACAAAATCGAGGAAATACTCCAGATATCCGACGATGTCACCATAATGAGGGACGGCACTCTTGTGGGAACCTGGCCTTCCTCAGAACTCTCCACCGACGATATCATATCCCGAATGGTCGGGAGGACGATGACGAACCGCTTCCCTCCCAGGGAGAACCAGCCTGGGGAGGTTATCATGGAGGTCAAGGGCTACTCCTCCCCTTACCCAAAATCCTTCAAAGACGTGTCCTTTGAGCTCAAAAAGGGGGAGATACTGGGGGTAGGAGGTCTCGTAGGAGCCCAGAGGACCGAGCTCATGGAGGCAGTTTTCGGCCTGAGATCCACCAGTTCGGGAACTTTAAAGCTGAGAGGGGAGGAAATTGACCTGTCCTCCCCTATAATCGCCAAGAGGCAGAAAATGGCCCTTCTGACCGAGGAAAGGCGAGCGACAGGTATCTTCCCGGTCCTATCGGTCCAGGCCAACCTGGTAGTGGCAAACCTAGCGGCCTATAAGGGAGCCCTGGGGCTGCTTAACGGCGGTGCAATGTCCAAAGACACCGACGAAGGCATAAAAAGGCTGTCCGTAAAAACCCCCTCCAGAGGGACACTCATAAGGAGCCTGTCCGGCGGCAACCAGCAAAAGGTCCTGCTGGCCCGGTGGCTACTGATAGACCCGGATATACTCATCCTCGACGAGCCCACCAGAGGTATAGACGTAGGTGCAAAGTACGAGATTTACACCATAATGGCGGACCTGGCAAAACAGGGAAAGAGCATCATAATGATATCCTCCGAGCTCCCGGAGCTCATGGGAATGAGCGATCGGATAATGGTCATGAGTGAAGGAAAGCTGGCTGGCATATTGAACGGAGCGGAGGCCACGGAGGAGAAAATAATGAAGCTGGCGACCCTGTACGTCGCCTGA
- a CDS encoding galactose ABC transporter substrate-binding protein: MKNGSGKKIIALGLLGAVCIAGAAIAAKKEIGCAIYKFDDTFMTGVRNAISGAAKGKIKVDIVDSQNSQSTQNDRIDMFITKRMSAMAINPVDRTAASVIIDRAKKADIPVVFFNREPLPEDMQKWDKVYYVGAKAEESGTMSGQIVVDYWKANPNADKNGDGVLQYVMLKGEPGHQDAELRTKYSIKAVEEAGIPVEKLAEDTGMWDRVRGQEKMAAFLAAHGDKIEAVFCNNDDMALGAIEALRAAGYFKGDTYMPVVGVDATAPAIQALEEGTLLGTVLNDAVNQGIATYNLAQIMADGETPTDENVGYTITDGKYVWVPYRKVTKENVADFK; the protein is encoded by the coding sequence ATGAAAAACGGAAGCGGCAAGAAGATCATCGCCCTCGGTCTGTTAGGAGCTGTATGTATCGCAGGTGCGGCGATCGCCGCCAAAAAGGAAATCGGCTGTGCTATCTATAAGTTTGACGACACCTTTATGACAGGGGTCAGAAACGCCATTTCCGGGGCGGCGAAGGGAAAGATCAAGGTAGACATAGTGGACAGCCAGAACTCCCAGTCCACCCAGAACGATCGAATAGATATGTTCATCACCAAGAGAATGAGCGCCATGGCCATCAACCCGGTGGACCGTACCGCCGCCAGCGTCATCATAGATAGGGCCAAAAAGGCCGACATACCTGTAGTGTTCTTCAACAGAGAGCCCCTTCCTGAGGATATGCAGAAGTGGGATAAGGTCTACTACGTCGGCGCCAAGGCGGAGGAGTCGGGCACCATGTCGGGACAGATAGTCGTCGACTACTGGAAGGCTAATCCTAACGCCGATAAAAACGGCGACGGAGTCCTTCAGTACGTTATGCTCAAAGGTGAGCCAGGACACCAGGACGCCGAACTCAGGACGAAATACTCCATAAAGGCAGTGGAGGAGGCTGGCATCCCCGTCGAGAAGCTGGCTGAGGACACCGGTATGTGGGACAGGGTCAGAGGTCAGGAGAAAATGGCGGCCTTCCTCGCAGCCCACGGCGACAAGATCGAGGCGGTCTTCTGCAACAACGACGATATGGCTCTAGGAGCCATAGAGGCACTCAGGGCGGCAGGATACTTCAAGGGAGACACCTATATGCCCGTCGTCGGAGTTGACGCCACAGCACCGGCCATTCAGGCCCTTGAGGAGGGAACCCTTCTCGGCACCGTCCTCAACGATGCGGTCAACCAGGGAATAGCCACCTACAACCTGGCCCAGATCATGGCCGACGGAGAGACACCGACCGACGAAAACGTAGGCTACACCATAACCGACGGAAAATACGTCTGGGTCCCCTACCGTAAGGTCACCAAGGAAAACGTAGCGGATTTCAAGTAG
- a CDS encoding cupin domain-containing protein, producing MREMVFRNEEEFFIDEGCFITEMWNSEADGDVSVAKARVKVGVTTRWHRLKGTVERYVILSGRGTVEVGESISQEVGPGDVVIIPAMCRQRITNLGQEDLVFLAICTPRFLPEVYEDVE from the coding sequence ATGAGAGAGATGGTGTTCAGAAACGAGGAGGAGTTCTTTATCGACGAGGGATGTTTCATCACCGAGATGTGGAACTCCGAGGCCGATGGGGACGTGTCGGTGGCGAAGGCGCGGGTTAAAGTCGGGGTGACCACCAGATGGCACAGGCTAAAGGGGACTGTTGAGCGTTATGTGATCCTATCGGGCAGAGGAACGGTGGAGGTCGGTGAGTCCATCTCTCAGGAGGTAGGCCCCGGCGACGTCGTTATAATACCGGCTATGTGCCGACAGAGGATAACCAACCTAGGCCAGGAGGACCTGGTTTTTCTGGCTATCTGTACCCCTAGGTTCTTGCCGGAGGTGTACGAGGACGTGGAGTAA
- a CDS encoding M20 family metallopeptidase: MIDGTKKGIFSFIDEIQPEICTMSDDLFDNPEIGLQEHRSSGILVDYLHKHGFSVASGIGGLETAFRATYKKGENGPRIGLLCEYDALENIGHACGHHMQGPAVIGAALALKECCEEEHEIVVYGTPAEETVGCKIEMLKQGCFQDIDVALMMHGSPTTTTDVKSMAMSNFDVTFHGTSAHAALAPEKGRSAFDGVLLLFQGIEFLREHVLDDTRMHYTVTDSGGPANVVPKRATARVSLRSYDRAYLDEVIKRFKKIVQGAALMTETEAEILEIKSLDNKIPVLSLNDILMKNAAILDAPRITPPREKTGSTDFGNVMYRVPGSCIRIAFVPEGTSSHSDGYLTAGKSQEAHEAVVLGAKILAASAFDLISSPEAMERVKEEFDSARAKSYRG, encoded by the coding sequence ATGATTGATGGAACAAAAAAAGGGATCTTCTCCTTTATAGACGAGATCCAACCGGAGATATGCACTATGTCCGACGATCTCTTCGACAATCCAGAGATAGGCCTTCAGGAGCACAGAAGCTCGGGGATACTCGTCGACTACCTTCATAAGCACGGATTTTCGGTTGCATCAGGGATAGGGGGGTTGGAAACCGCCTTCAGGGCGACCTATAAAAAGGGAGAGAATGGCCCTAGGATAGGGCTGCTCTGCGAGTACGACGCCCTTGAGAACATCGGGCACGCCTGCGGACACCACATGCAGGGACCGGCGGTGATCGGTGCGGCTCTGGCCTTAAAGGAATGCTGTGAGGAGGAACACGAGATAGTGGTGTACGGAACTCCAGCGGAGGAGACCGTAGGATGCAAGATAGAGATGCTGAAACAGGGCTGTTTTCAGGATATAGACGTAGCCCTGATGATGCACGGATCGCCGACTACTACCACAGACGTAAAGTCCATGGCGATGTCCAACTTCGACGTGACCTTTCACGGGACAAGCGCCCACGCCGCCCTGGCTCCTGAGAAAGGCAGAAGCGCCTTCGACGGTGTGTTGCTCCTTTTTCAGGGAATAGAGTTCCTGAGGGAACACGTTCTGGATGACACCAGGATGCACTACACCGTGACGGATTCAGGCGGCCCGGCAAACGTGGTCCCTAAGAGAGCAACCGCAAGGGTCAGCCTCAGGTCATACGACAGGGCCTACCTCGACGAGGTCATAAAGAGGTTCAAAAAAATCGTCCAAGGGGCGGCCCTCATGACTGAGACAGAGGCGGAGATCCTGGAGATAAAGTCCCTGGACAACAAGATACCGGTCCTCTCGCTGAACGATATCCTGATGAAAAACGCGGCTATTCTAGATGCCCCTAGGATAACCCCACCGAGGGAAAAGACGGGCTCCACCGATTTCGGCAACGTCATGTACAGGGTCCCAGGGTCCTGCATAAGGATCGCCTTCGTCCCGGAGGGAACCTCCTCCCACTCCGACGGATACCTGACGGCGGGCAAGTCTCAAGAGGCCCACGAGGCGGTCGTCCTGGGGGCGAAGATCCTGGCAGCGTCGGCTTTCGACCTGATAAGCTCCCCAGAGGCCATGGAGAGGGTAAAGGAGGAGTTCGACTCGGCGAGGGCAAAAAGCTACAGGGGATGA
- a CDS encoding C4-dicarboxylate ABC transporter permease, translated as MASDTKKKSYFPHTYVIIFALIIVAAALTWIIPAGNFERVKDAASGKSIIVPGSFQFSQKNPVSLVSVPEMVVKGMNATSSIIFLVLIVGGTFNIIIKTGMFQALAAKMAKAFAHREALIIPMFTTTFALACMVMGVNTFIGFGPVAIIIARSMGYDAIVGVSMVALGGAIGFSTGTFNPFTTGVAQAIGGLPMFSGLGFRFLSLLVFLVVTNVYIIRYAKKVKNDPTLSVVRDLEIAEINSIGDNSQIDEMNGRHLVVLGVVVGLFSLLIYGGIQWKWGLNQSAALFIWMAILGGLCYGFSPNKIAVEFIDGAKKLTFGALIIGFARAISIILTDGHILDTVVFYLGGALGALPSLIQGTGMFLTQLIVNGLITSGSGQAAATMPIMFPVADMIGMTRQTAILAFNFGDGLSNYILPTSSALMGFLAVANIRYDQWMRYMWKLFLIWVVTGSVLVTVANLTGYGPF; from the coding sequence ATGGCTTCGGACACAAAAAAGAAAAGTTATTTTCCTCATACCTACGTCATCATATTCGCTCTTATTATCGTAGCGGCTGCACTGACCTGGATCATTCCAGCGGGCAATTTCGAGAGGGTAAAGGACGCCGCCAGTGGAAAATCGATCATCGTTCCCGGCAGTTTCCAGTTCTCCCAGAAAAACCCTGTGAGCCTAGTTTCGGTTCCCGAGATGGTAGTCAAGGGGATGAACGCCACCAGCAGCATCATATTCTTGGTTCTCATAGTTGGAGGGACCTTCAACATAATCATAAAGACCGGTATGTTTCAGGCTCTAGCCGCAAAGATGGCCAAGGCCTTCGCTCACAGGGAGGCCTTGATCATACCTATGTTCACCACCACCTTCGCCCTTGCCTGCATGGTCATGGGGGTCAACACTTTTATAGGCTTCGGCCCAGTCGCCATCATAATCGCCAGATCAATGGGATACGACGCCATAGTGGGGGTCTCTATGGTCGCCCTCGGTGGAGCCATAGGGTTCAGCACCGGAACCTTTAATCCATTCACGACCGGCGTAGCTCAGGCAATCGGCGGACTTCCCATGTTCTCCGGCTTGGGCTTTAGGTTTTTAAGCCTGCTAGTGTTCTTAGTGGTCACCAACGTGTATATTATCAGATACGCTAAAAAGGTGAAGAACGATCCTACACTGAGCGTAGTCAGGGATCTGGAGATCGCGGAGATAAATTCAATAGGTGACAACTCCCAGATCGACGAGATGAACGGTAGACACCTGGTGGTCCTCGGGGTTGTCGTAGGACTCTTCAGCCTCCTGATCTACGGAGGGATCCAGTGGAAATGGGGACTCAACCAAAGCGCGGCGCTGTTCATATGGATGGCCATTCTGGGCGGACTTTGTTACGGCTTTTCGCCCAATAAGATCGCAGTCGAGTTTATCGATGGGGCAAAAAAGCTCACCTTCGGGGCCCTCATAATAGGCTTCGCCAGGGCTATCTCGATCATACTTACCGACGGGCATATCCTTGACACAGTTGTGTTCTACCTTGGGGGAGCCCTCGGAGCTCTTCCTTCGCTGATCCAGGGAACCGGAATGTTCCTGACCCAGCTGATCGTAAACGGCCTGATAACCTCCGGCAGTGGCCAGGCAGCAGCCACGATGCCTATAATGTTCCCCGTCGCCGACATGATAGGTATGACAAGACAGACCGCCATCCTCGCCTTCAACTTCGGGGACGGACTTAGCAACTACATCCTGCCCACGTCATCGGCCCTCATGGGCTTTTTGGCCGTGGCGAACATCAGATACGACCAGTGGATGCGCTATATGTGGAAGCTCTTCCTGATCTGGGTCGTCACAGGATCGGTATTGGTGACCGTCGCCAACCTCACCGGATACGGACCTTTTTAA
- a CDS encoding LysR family transcriptional regulator, giving the protein MNLREQRYVLAIAKHRSIKEAAKELCIAPPTLSIFLGNLERELGIPLFDRLGKKFAPTCAGRVYIDYAQKMAQMDDEFEKEITDVKNESKGLVRLGMHRRRTTYLVPATLAEFLKVHPDVDFQLYESDTEDLFNRLLAGELDLVINNHIHSDEILEYIPFYDDKLVMVVSPSHPKVQDLPCGKGIPSWVDLSMFTGETFILQRPSQASRGYVDQAMAYSSADPGRTLIISNMEAASQLAAEGIGIAFNMLSYTVSYNYPKPVRYFFVGDRDIKVPYYIIRRRDRYIPSYVDDLISILKSCINICC; this is encoded by the coding sequence ATGAATCTACGGGAGCAAAGATACGTCCTTGCCATAGCTAAACACCGCAGTATCAAGGAGGCGGCGAAGGAGCTGTGTATAGCTCCGCCTACGTTGAGCATCTTTTTGGGCAATCTGGAGAGAGAACTAGGGATACCGCTCTTTGATAGGCTGGGAAAGAAGTTCGCTCCCACCTGTGCCGGAAGGGTTTACATAGATTATGCTCAAAAAATGGCACAGATGGACGATGAGTTTGAGAAAGAGATAACTGACGTAAAAAATGAATCCAAGGGCTTAGTCAGGCTTGGGATGCACAGGCGTAGAACCACCTATCTCGTTCCAGCTACTTTGGCTGAGTTTTTAAAGGTCCATCCTGATGTGGACTTTCAGCTCTATGAGTCCGACACGGAGGACCTGTTTAACAGGCTGTTGGCGGGAGAGTTGGACCTCGTCATAAACAACCATATCCATAGTGACGAGATCTTGGAGTACATTCCCTTCTACGATGATAAGCTGGTGATGGTGGTATCCCCATCTCACCCAAAAGTTCAGGATTTGCCCTGTGGCAAAGGGATCCCCTCTTGGGTGGATCTGTCTATGTTCACCGGAGAGACTTTCATACTACAGAGGCCTTCCCAGGCGTCCAGAGGTTATGTGGACCAGGCGATGGCCTATTCCTCCGCAGATCCCGGCAGGACGTTGATAATATCCAACATGGAGGCCGCGTCTCAGCTGGCGGCGGAGGGGATAGGGATCGCCTTCAACATGCTGAGCTACACCGTAAGCTACAACTATCCTAAGCCTGTGCGCTATTTTTTTGTGGGAGACCGAGACATCAAGGTCCCATATTACATAATTCGCAGGAGGGACCGTTATATACCTTCCTACGTGGACGACCTGATCTCTATCCTCAAGAGTTGCATAAATATTTGCTGCTGA